The Sulfurimonas sp. genome includes the window ATAAAAATATAATTTTTTGGGGAAGAAAATCAAGAGACGAAATGTATAGATATTTTAGTGCAAGTGACTTTTTAATAGTTTCACTGATTGATAAACCGATATTTTCACTAACTGTACCAGCCAAGGTTCAAACATATATAGCAGCAAATAAACCAATTTTAGCTATTATTAATGGAGATGCAGCGGATATTATTAAAGATAATAATTTGGGCTACTATGCAAAACCTGAGGATATTTTTGAAATAACAGAAGCTTTTATAAAATGTATAAAAGCGGATGAAAAAGAGATTAAAGAATTTACAAAAAACTGTGAAAACCTCACAGAGAGCATATTTAATAAAGACAATATAATTAACTCTTTACTTGAGTTATTGAAAAGATAATCTAATGAAAATTTTATTTACCGGAGCAACAGGATTTATCGGAAATTATTTTATTAATAAATATAAAAATAAATATAATATAAAAACTTTTTCATTTTTGAATGATAATTTTGAAAAATTAGAATTGTTTCATATAGATACTGTTATTCATCTCTCAGCATTAGTTCATCAAATGGGTGGGGCAAGTGAAGAAGAGTATGAACAAATAAATGTAACTCAAACTGTAGCCTTAGCGAGCAAATCTAAAAATAGTGGTGTTAAGCATTTTATATTTATGAGTACAGTTAAAGTTTATGGTGAAGAGACAAAGAAAGCTTATACTGAAAAGACAATATGTAAACCACAAGATGACTATGGGAAAACTAAACTTAAAGCAGAACTACAACTGCAAAAATTACAAGACAATGATTTTAAGGTTTCCATTATAAGAACCCCAATAGTTTATGGATATGGGGTAAAGGCAAATATAAAAAATCTTGTAAACTTAGTAAATAAAGTTCCTATTTTACCTTTTGGAAAAATAAAAAATAAAAGAAGTATGGTATATGTAGGTAATCTTTGTTATTTAATAGATGAAATAATTACTCAAGAAAAGGCAGGTATATTTTTAGCTTGTGATGAAGAGCCATTGAGTACTACAAGATTATGTGAACTTATATCAAACAATCTTAATAAAAAAGTATATTATATAAAAATACCTTTCTTTACATTCCTCTTGAAGATGATTAAACCATCATTTCATAAAAGATTGTATGAGAGTTTAGAAGTAGATAATACTCAGACTAAAGAGATATTGAATCTGAATAATATTTATAGTGTGGAAGATGGGATACGATTGATGATAAAAGGTGAAGTAAAATGATATATATTATTTTATTCATTATATCTTTTGTACTTACCTATTTTATTAAAAATTATTATATAAAAAATGCTTTATTTGATGAGGTTAATGAAAGGAGTAGCCATGCTGTTCCAACACCTCATGGTGGAGGTATCGCTATTTCTATAGCTTGGTTCTTAGGTATTTCATACTTTTATTTTATAGATGCCATGGATAGTTCTTTGTACTTCGCTTTATTAGTTGGTCTGATAATTTCAGTAGTTTCTTTTTTTGATGATTTACATGAGCTTAGTGCAAAAGTAAGGTTATTCACTCAAGCTTTAGTTTCATTTTTAGCTTTGTATCTTTTAGGTGGATTAGAAAGTCTAGACTTTTACTTTTTCTCTTTACAAAACCAAATTATTACAAATATCTTTGCATTTTTCATGATAGTATGGTTTATAAATTTATATAATTTTTTAGATGGTATAGATGGCTATGCTGGAAGTGAGGCTATATTTTTAGCTTTAGCAGGTTACTTCATTTTTGGTGGAAATCATTTTTTAGTTTTAGTTTTTGTAGTTCTTGGTTTTTTAGTTTGGAATTGGCATAAAGCTAAAATATTTATGGGAGATGTCAGTAGCACTTTACTTGGTTACAATGTAGCAATATTTAGCATCTACTATGCAAATCAAGAAGCAACAAATCTTTGGATATGGATAACTCTTTTTGGAGTCTTTTGGTTTGATGCTACCTTGACTTTGTATAGAAGATATAAAAATCGTGAACAATTAAGTCAAGCACATAAAAAGCATGCATACCAAAGGCTAAACCAAAGCGGTTGGGCACATGATAAGGTTGTTATATATTCTATCTTTGTAAATATTGTTCTGTTTTGTTTAGTTTGTTTTATATCTAATATTTTTGTAGCATTTATTATGTCGCTTATATTTCTTTATGCTATTATAAAGTTTGTAGATAAAAAGAAGGTCTTTTAGTGTTTAGTTTAGATAAAAAAATATTAAATTTTTTAGTAATTATTAGTTTTACTTTTATCACATTTTGGTGGACATTTTTTATATTTCATCAATCTTTTGATATTTATATTGTTATCAGTGTAATTATAATCCGTATGATAGCATCTAGATTTATATATAATGATTATTCTCTCTCATGGTCAAAGGCCTCTCAAAAATCTTTTCTAATAAAAAGTGTAGTAAATATAGTGGCTTTTTTGATTTATTTACCAATTTTTTATGGAAAAATTCGTTTTTCTTTTATGATGTCTGAGCTTTTTATATATCTTTTTACTATAAACTTTACGATGTATGTATATTATTATTTTATAAACAAAAGTAGAGTTCGAAAGACAAAATCTGTTGTTATTTATGGTGCAGGTAAGGCTGGTATAAAATTAGAATCAGAATTTCATCATAGCGAATACAGAGTTAAATTTTTTATTGATGATGATAAAATCATTCAGAACCGTTCTATAGATGCTATCAAGGTTATTTCAAAAGATAAATTAAAACAGAGTATAGGAACTAGTAAACTAGACCTTTTAGTTATAGCAATGCCTTCTGTACAAAAAGATACAACAAAAGATATATACAATGACTTAAGTGAATACTTTAACGAGATAAAGATTCTTCCTTCAATAGATGAAATACTAGATTCTAAAGATTTCTCTACTCAACTTAAAGATATATCAGTGGAAGATTTACTTGCGCGTCATCCAAAAGATTTAGATAAAAAAACAATCAAAAAATTTTTAGAAAATAAAACTATTTTAGTTACTGGTGCTGGTGGAAGCATCGGTAGTGAAATATGTAGGCAGTGTGAAAAATTTGGTGCAAAAAAGCTTATTTTACTTGATCATAGTGAGTATAATCTTTATACAATAGAACAAGAACTTAAAGATATACAAAGTGTTTGCGTTATGCAGAGTGTAGTAAATTTAAATACTCTTGACGCTACATTTAAAACGCATAAACCTGAAATAGTAATCCATGCAGCAGCATATAAGCATGTTCCTTTAGTTGAGGCTAATATACATGAAGGTATTTTAAACAATATAAAAGGCACTAAGAATGTTATAGATGTATCTATAAAGCATGGCGTACAAAAGTTTGTTATGATTTCTACGGATAAGGCTGTTAGACCTACTAATGTTATGGGAACAACAAAACGCATCTGTGAGTTATATGCACAAAATTCTAATGGAAACGGAATAGATATAGTTGCTGTTAGGTTTGGTAATGTTCTAGGGTCTAGTGGTAGTGTGATTCCTAAGTTTAAAAGCCAGATAGAAAAAAGGCAAAATATTACTGTAACTCATAAAGATATTACAAGATATTTTATGCTTATTCCTGAAGCTTGTGAGTTAGTTCTTCAAGCTGGAGCAATTGGAAGTGGTGGAGAGATTTTTATACTTGACATGGGTAAGCCTATAAAGATAGTGGATTTAGCACAGAAAATGATAGATTTAAGTGGTTTAAGTGATATCCATATTGAGTTTACAGGTCTTCGTCCTGGCGAAAAGCTTTATGAAGAATTACTTATAGATGATAGTGATTGTAAAACAGATTACGAGTCCATAACAGTAGCTAAGCCAACACCATATGAGATAAATAAGTTAAATAGAGATATAGAAGAACTCATAAAATGTGAAGATAAGTTGGCAAAACTAAAAGATATTGTTCCAGAGTTTAATCATCAGACAAATATATAATAAAGCAACAAGGAGAGGTGGATATTAACTAAACAGAAAAGTTGTCTTGATTTTTCAGTCCATTATAGCTACAAATGGAAACAGTTGTTTAGAAATGTATTATAAATAGTATGAATTTAGTTACCACTCCATTAATTAGCTACTGCTCTTTTAATGCTTGATATATTTCTTTCTCACTAAGCACTCTAGAAGAACGCATAAGAATTTTTCCCTTATTATCCAACACTGTTACCCTAAAGCCTTTATGTTTTCCTGCAAGTTTTTCTGCTTCCTCCACTGGAACATAATAATAGTATTGCGGCTCATGATTAGTTAAAGATAGCACCGTCACTATACCTACCCCTAGTTCAGCCAATCTTCCTTCTTGTAGAATATGAAGAACCTCATCTTGTCTTTGTATGATTTTATCTTCTACTACATCTGATTCAATTAAAATAATTCCTATTACATCATAACTCTCCCCAAATAGGCGTTTAAAGTCTTCCTTGATTGTAGTTGAATGAACAACATTACAGTCCTTTATACCCATAATGTGAAAATCTAATATTTCAGCTTGAACTGATACGAATAAAGCAAATAAAATAAATAAATATTTCATTAACTGCCACTTACCAATAATGTTATATTAGCACTTACTGCAGTTGAAGCTATAGAATTATAAAATCCAAATGAATTATTAATTAAGCCAATACAACCATGGGTTCCGTCTGGACTCCCATCAGGATGAATACCAAAACCATGACGACCATGTAAATCAAAATGAGCGGTCAAGGGAACAAAGAAACCCTTGCCTGTTTTATTGTCTAAAAATCCTTTTTTCATTTTACTAGAGATAGGAGTTATTTTTCTGCGTTCAACTGTATATAATCCATTTGGTAAAGGTTTGCTCCAGTTTCCACTTCGAGCTGTCCATGTACCAAAATTCAACCAACTTAACACCCCTGTTGTTTTATTAAATTCCATAGTTGCCATAATAAACCTTGTATTTTTTTAACTATTATATCAAAAAAACTTTATTTATCTAATAGACTTCTTTCAATCTCAACTCAAAGTTATAAATACTTGCAATCAAGTTAAACCGTAAGCTGAATATAATATAATGGTTCTTTTATTTAATGTTTTTAACTGTATCATTTATATTAAGGACTAAAACTATATTACAAAAAGCCAAAAACCACCTTGTCTACAAGATTAGACAAGGTTTAAGGAGATTTAAATGAGCATCTACAGAGAGTACGACATCCGTGGCATCTATGAAAAAGAATTAAATGAGCAGAGTGTTGTTCGTATTGGTTTTGCTTTGGCATCTAAGATAGATGGAGAGTATGTGGCAGTTGGTTATGATGCTAGAAGTCACTCCCCAATACTTTTTGAGTATTTAGTTCATGGACTAAATGCAGGTGGGAAAAAAGTTCTTGATATGGGAATGGTTCCTACTCCTGTAAACTACTTTACAAACTACCAAGAATGGGATGGAGTTACTCCAAGTGCCTCTATCATGATAACAGGTTCACATAATCCAAGTGAGTACAATGGTTTTAAAATCACAATAGACAAAACACCATTTTTTAGTGATGATATTTATGCTCTTGGAGATGAGTGTTCTAAGATGGCATTCCCTGCAAAAGTTAAAAGAGAAGTAACTAAGATAGATGCTGTAACTCGTTATATTGATTTTTTAGTATCTGAATTCCAACATTTAAAAGCGATGGATACAAAGATAGTTTATGATTGTGGGAACGGTGTTGCTGGAATCGTAACAGAAGATATTTTTTCTCGCTTAGAGTTAAAAACAAAAGGTTTATATATTGAACCAGATGGAGAGTTTCCAAATCATCATCCAGACCCTTCTGAAGAGAAAAATTTAGCAGATGTTAAAAAGCTTTTGGCATCTGATGGTGATATTGCATTTGCTTATGATGGAGATGCTGACCGTATAGCAGTTTTAACGCATAAGAACAATATTAAGGGCGATATGATGGCTCTTTTGTACTCTATGAAAATGGACAAACCAACAGTTGTTGGTGAAGTTAAATGTTCGCAAGTTATGTATGATGAACTTAGAAGACGAGGGTGCAAAGCAGTAATGTATAAAACAGGACACTCAAACCTCAAAGTAAAAATGAAAGAGATAGATGCAGATTTGGCTTGTGAAGTAAGTGGACATATCTTTTTCAAAAATCGTTACTTTGGTTATGATGACGCAATCTACGCAACATTAAGAATGTTAGAGTTAGTTTATGATGGCATAGACCTAGATGCCGAGCTAGATAAACTACCAAAAGTTTTCTCGACTGAGGAGATTAAAGTAAAAACTAGCGAAGAAGAAAAATTTAAAATCATAGATGCTGTTAAAATTTTACTAAAAAACCCTCCTTTATCTTTTCCAACTATTAAAGATATTATTGATGTAGATGGTGTTAGAATTAACTTTGAAAAAGGATGGGGTTTAGTAAGAGCAAGTAACACAACTCCTGTTTTAGTAACTCGTTTTGAGTCGACTTCACAACAAGAGGCTTTAGTTTATGAAAAAGCCATAAATGATTTGATAGCACAAGCACAAAAATCAATTTAGATTTTGGTATAATTTCTTAATTATTATTAAGGAAAAAAATGCAAACCCATACTCTTTTAATGCCACTTGATATGCATCTGCATCTTCGAGATGGTGTGATGCTTGAAAATGTTGCACCTCTTAGTGCGTATAGCTTTAGCGGTGCTATTGTAATGCCAAATCTTGTTCCTCCAGTTTCTTCTTTACAAGATATACAAGATTATAAAGCACGAATCATGGCATCTGTACCAAATGATTTTTTTGAACCATATATGACACTTTTTTATAAAAACTATGACAAAGCATTTCTTGAGAGTGTTGTAGATGAAATCACTGCTATAAAACTTTACCCTGCTGGGATTACTACAAATTCAGAAGGTGGGGTTTCATCGTTTGATATAGAAGAGATGCGAGAAACTTTAGAAGCTATGAGTGAGTTAGAAATTCCTCTTTGTGTTCATGGTGAGACTGATGGTTTTGTAATGGATAGAGAAGCAGAATTTATGAGCATCTATGAATTACTTGCAACATCTTTTCCGAATTTAAAAATAATTATGGAGCATATTACAACAAAAGCTGCAGTAGAAATGCTTGATAAATTTGACAATTTATATGCAACTATTACAGTCCATCATCTTCTTTTAACTCTCGATGATGTAGTTGGAGGAATGATGATGCCTCATAACTTTTGTAAACCTATCGCTAAACGACCAGAAGATTTAGACGCTCTTCTTGGCGCGGCACTTAATGCCCATCCAAAAGTAATGTTTGGTTCAGATTCAGCACCACATCCTCAACATAAAAAAGAGAGTTGTGGTTGTGCAGCTGGAGTCTTTACAGCACCAATAGCGCTTCAGCTTTTATGTGAAATATTTGAACAGTATGACCGTCTTGATAATTTACAAGCTTTTGTTAGTGATAATGCACAAAGCATCTATGGCATCTGTCCAGAGTTTAAAGAAATTGTTTTAGAAAGAAGAACATTTGTTATACCTGAAACATATGGTACGGTTGTTCCTATGTACGCTGGTCAAGCAATTAACTGGGCAATAGAGAGCGTTGAGTAAGATTTTATTTTTAGAAGATGATCTCCTCTTTGGAGAGAGTCTTATAGATTTACTTGAAGAAAGTAATTTCGAAGTTCTGCATCTAAGAAATGGGCAAGACGCTTTAGACGCTTCATTTGAGCAAAGATTTGACCTTTACTTATTAGATATAAATGTACCACTTATAGATGGTGTTACACTTTTAAAAGAGTTAAGAGAAGCAGATGATAAAACACCAGCAATTTTTTTAACTTCTCACAAAGACAAAGAGATGCTTCGCAATGGTTTTGAGAGTGGAGCAGATGATTATATAAGTAAACCCTTTGACAATGATGAACTGCTGTTACGAATAAATGCTGTGCTAAAAAGAAGTCTATGCTCTAGTGCAAAATGTGTAAAACTGTTATGTCATGATGAATTGCATAAACGCATTTTATATGATGAAGTAGAACTTGATTTATCAAAAAAAGAGTACCAACTTTTAGTTCTTTTAATGAATCATGCAGATAATATAGTACCAAAAGAGTTAATAAACGATGAGTTATGGAGTGCTTCACAAATGGGAAGTGATGGAGCAATACGAGTTTATATCAATCGTATAAAACAGATGCTTCCTCAGATGCCAATAGAAAATATACGCGGTATTGGATACAGACTTGTTTCGTAATTTTCGTATAAATATATTTATATATTATTTTTTTACTGTAAATACTTTTTTAGCAATTTTACACTATTTTTTAGTTATTGTAGAAGTTAATAATATTTTTATTTTAGCGATTATAATGATTTGCTTTAGTATTATTGGTGGAATTATGATTTCAAAACTTGCTATTGATCCATTACAAGAACATATTGTATCTTTACAAAATTTATCAAAAGAAACACTGCATGAATTAAACCTGCCAATCTCTACTATAATAACTAATTTGGGGATGCTTAAAAAAAATATAGACAATGAAAAAGATTTAAAAAGATTATCTAGGATTGAGAGTGCTTGTGGCATGTTGCAAGAACGCTATAATGAACTTGACTATATGATAAAAAAACAGACTATTTCTAAAATAAAAGAAAAGTTTTCATTAGATGAGTTAGTAATAAAAAGAGTAGAGTTTTTGAAAAATATTTACCCTCAAGTAGAGTTTATTTTAGAACTTGAAAAAGTAGATATTTTTAGTGATATTACAGGTTTGTCCAAAGTCATTGACAATATAATAGATAATGGTGTAAAATACGCACCAAATAGTAATAAATATGATATAAAATTAAAAGATAAAACTCTTTATTTCCAAGATTATGGTTGTGGAATGGATGAGGTAGAACTTATACAAATTTTTGACAATTATTACCAAACAGATAAAAATATGCAAGGTTTTGGCATAGGTTTAAGTATGGTGAAGAGGTTCTGTGATACACAAAAGATAGAGCTAAACTTCAAATCTAAACTAAATAATGGAACAACAGTATTATTAAAATTTAAGGATAATTAATGGAAGGAAGTTTTTTAGCTTACGCAGAAGAAGCACTGGACTATGGTGTTATGGGTATTTTAGTGCTTATGAGTATAACTACACTATGGTTATTTATAGAGAGAATGATGTTTTATAAAAGTATTCGTTTTGATGATTATAATCATAGAGATGTATTAGAAATTGACTTAACTGATAATCTTGGAGTTATTAGTGCTATTGGTACAAATGCTCCTTATGTTGGACTTCTTGGCACGGTGGTAGGTATTATGATAACTTTTTATACTATGGGTGATGTTGGTGCAGTAGATGCTAAAAAGATTATGATGGGTTTAGCTCTGGCATTAAAAGCTACGGCAATGGGACTTATAGTAGCAATGCCAGCTATAGTAGCTTATACTATTACACTTCGTAAGGTAGAGAAAATTTTAACTGCTTATGATGTAATAGAAGATTCTAAAGATAAGTAATTAAAATGAGAAGATGTAAAAAAGTACCAAAAAAGTTTGACCAAATAAATGTAATACCCTTTATTGATATCATGCTTGTTCTTTTAGTTATGGTTCTAACAACTGCTACTTTTATAAAACAAGGTGTTATTCCTGTTGAACTTCCAACAGCAAAGGCAACAAAAAAAGAAGACTTAAAAAAAGAGATAAGTATTTATGTAAATGTTAAAGGTGAGTTGTTTTATGAAAAAGACAAAGTTAGTGCGAAAGAACTTGAAGTAAAACTATCTCAAATATCAAAAGAGCAAACAGTTGTTCTTCGAAGTGATAAAGAGTCAAGATTTCAAGATTTTGTAACAGTTATGGATATTCTTAAGCGTTTAAAGCATGAACAACTTTATATAGTTACAAAAGAGTAGTTAGTAAGCTTTCTTTAAAAGTTTAAAATTATAATTTTTTTTAACTTCTTTTAGCTCTTTTTTTTCTAATAAGTTAGAAGTTTTTTCGACTTTAAAAACTTTTTTTTCTATATTTTTTTCTTCTCTAAATGTTATAGCAACCATAAAAAATAAGATCACTATTGCTACAGCACCAATATAAAAAAGAAGATATTTTTTCATAATTCTAAACCACTGTTAAGTATTTTTTTAATTCTGATTCTAATATATTAGTATCAATTGGTTTTGCAATAAATCCATCCATTCCTGCTTTTAAAAATCTTTCTTTATCTGAATCAAGAGCACTAGCAGTTAAAGCTACTATTGGTGTAAAATCCAATGAGTTTTCTTTTTCATAATCTTTTATTTCTAGCATAGCTTCTATACCACTTAGATTAGGCATGTTTTCATCCATTAGTACCATGTTATATTTTTCATTTTTAAACATTTTTACAGCCTCCATGCCATCTTTTACTATTTTATATTTTATGCCGTAATCTTCAAGTAGTAAAGATATTAACATTTGGTTCGTTTTATTGTCTTCTGCAACTAATATATTTCCCTTATATTGTTTAGTCTCATTTATATCTAAAATAAGGTCTTTTTTATATGGAGTATTTATATTTTTTATGCCAACTTGATTAAGGACTTGCACAATATTATTTGGAAGAAAAGGGGCATAAAGAGGCTTACAATAGCTTGAATTATCTAGTATAATTGTATCTATTTTTAAGAGTGCTACTGCTGGTATTTTAGTGTCTATTATATTGGCATTATATTCTTCCTCTGGTGTAAAAAATAAAACATCATAGCCATCTGATTGGTACTTAGTTATCTCTATTATATTTATAGCACCAAAACTAAGGAGATATTTTTTAATAAGACTGACAATAGATTTCGATTCTTCAGAGATGCTAAGAAGTGCAAATCTAAGATTAGCAAAAGTTTTTCGATTTGTTAACTCTTTAGATTTTTCTTGAACTACTTGTATTGGTAGGTTTAATGTAAAGGTAGAACCTTCTCCTTTAGTGCTTTGGAGCGTAATATCTCCGTCCATTAACTTTGCTAAGTTTAGTGATATAGATAAACCTAAACCAGTACCACCAAAATTTCTAGTCGTGGAATTATCTGCTTGTTCAAATGGAGAAAATATTTTTAATTGTTCTTTTGTTGAGATGCCAATTCCGCTATCTTGTATAGAGATGCAAAGTTTAGAGTTTTTTATAGTTATTGATACTTTTACCTCTCCATAATTTGGAGTAAATTTCA containing:
- a CDS encoding NAD-dependent epimerase/dehydratase family protein; translation: MKILFTGATGFIGNYFINKYKNKYNIKTFSFLNDNFEKLELFHIDTVIHLSALVHQMGGASEEEYEQINVTQTVALASKSKNSGVKHFIFMSTVKVYGEETKKAYTEKTICKPQDDYGKTKLKAELQLQKLQDNDFKVSIIRTPIVYGYGVKANIKNLVNLVNKVPILPFGKIKNKRSMVYVGNLCYLIDEIITQEKAGIFLACDEEPLSTTRLCELISNNLNKKVYYIKIPFFTFLLKMIKPSFHKRLYESLEVDNTQTKEILNLNNIYSVEDGIRLMIKGEVK
- a CDS encoding glycosyltransferase family 4 protein, producing MIYIILFIISFVLTYFIKNYYIKNALFDEVNERSSHAVPTPHGGGIAISIAWFLGISYFYFIDAMDSSLYFALLVGLIISVVSFFDDLHELSAKVRLFTQALVSFLALYLLGGLESLDFYFFSLQNQIITNIFAFFMIVWFINLYNFLDGIDGYAGSEAIFLALAGYFIFGGNHFLVLVFVVLGFLVWNWHKAKIFMGDVSSTLLGYNVAIFSIYYANQEATNLWIWITLFGVFWFDATLTLYRRYKNREQLSQAHKKHAYQRLNQSGWAHDKVVIYSIFVNIVLFCLVCFISNIFVAFIMSLIFLYAIIKFVDKKKVF
- the pglF gene encoding UDP-N-acetylglucosamine 4,6-dehydratase (configuration-retaining); the protein is MFSLDKKILNFLVIISFTFITFWWTFFIFHQSFDIYIVISVIIIRMIASRFIYNDYSLSWSKASQKSFLIKSVVNIVAFLIYLPIFYGKIRFSFMMSELFIYLFTINFTMYVYYYFINKSRVRKTKSVVIYGAGKAGIKLESEFHHSEYRVKFFIDDDKIIQNRSIDAIKVISKDKLKQSIGTSKLDLLVIAMPSVQKDTTKDIYNDLSEYFNEIKILPSIDEILDSKDFSTQLKDISVEDLLARHPKDLDKKTIKKFLENKTILVTGAGGSIGSEICRQCEKFGAKKLILLDHSEYNLYTIEQELKDIQSVCVMQSVVNLNTLDATFKTHKPEIVIHAAAYKHVPLVEANIHEGILNNIKGTKNVIDVSIKHGVQKFVMISTDKAVRPTNVMGTTKRICELYAQNSNGNGIDIVAVRFGNVLGSSGSVIPKFKSQIEKRQNITVTHKDITRYFMLIPEACELVLQAGAIGSGGEIFILDMGKPIKIVDLAQKMIDLSGLSDIHIEFTGLRPGEKLYEELLIDDSDCKTDYESITVAKPTPYEINKLNRDIEELIKCEDKLAKLKDIVPEFNHQTNI
- a CDS encoding L,D-transpeptidase; protein product: MATMEFNKTTGVLSWLNFGTWTARSGNWSKPLPNGLYTVERRKITPISSKMKKGFLDNKTGKGFFVPLTAHFDLHGRHGFGIHPDGSPDGTHGCIGLINNSFGFYNSIASTAVSANITLLVSGS
- a CDS encoding phosphomannomutase/phosphoglucomutase; this translates as MSIYREYDIRGIYEKELNEQSVVRIGFALASKIDGEYVAVGYDARSHSPILFEYLVHGLNAGGKKVLDMGMVPTPVNYFTNYQEWDGVTPSASIMITGSHNPSEYNGFKITIDKTPFFSDDIYALGDECSKMAFPAKVKREVTKIDAVTRYIDFLVSEFQHLKAMDTKIVYDCGNGVAGIVTEDIFSRLELKTKGLYIEPDGEFPNHHPDPSEEKNLADVKKLLASDGDIAFAYDGDADRIAVLTHKNNIKGDMMALLYSMKMDKPTVVGEVKCSQVMYDELRRRGCKAVMYKTGHSNLKVKMKEIDADLACEVSGHIFFKNRYFGYDDAIYATLRMLELVYDGIDLDAELDKLPKVFSTEEIKVKTSEEEKFKIIDAVKILLKNPPLSFPTIKDIIDVDGVRINFEKGWGLVRASNTTPVLVTRFESTSQQEALVYEKAINDLIAQAQKSI
- the pyrC gene encoding dihydroorotase, with the protein product MQTHTLLMPLDMHLHLRDGVMLENVAPLSAYSFSGAIVMPNLVPPVSSLQDIQDYKARIMASVPNDFFEPYMTLFYKNYDKAFLESVVDEITAIKLYPAGITTNSEGGVSSFDIEEMRETLEAMSELEIPLCVHGETDGFVMDREAEFMSIYELLATSFPNLKIIMEHITTKAAVEMLDKFDNLYATITVHHLLLTLDDVVGGMMMPHNFCKPIAKRPEDLDALLGAALNAHPKVMFGSDSAPHPQHKKESCGCAAGVFTAPIALQLLCEIFEQYDRLDNLQAFVSDNAQSIYGICPEFKEIVLERRTFVIPETYGTVVPMYAGQAINWAIESVE
- a CDS encoding response regulator transcription factor, which gives rise to MSKILFLEDDLLFGESLIDLLEESNFEVLHLRNGQDALDASFEQRFDLYLLDINVPLIDGVTLLKELREADDKTPAIFLTSHKDKEMLRNGFESGADDYISKPFDNDELLLRINAVLKRSLCSSAKCVKLLCHDELHKRILYDEVELDLSKKEYQLLVLLMNHADNIVPKELINDELWSASQMGSDGAIRVYINRIKQMLPQMPIENIRGIGYRLVS
- a CDS encoding HAMP domain-containing sensor histidine kinase, which codes for MFRNFRINIFIYYFFTVNTFLAILHYFLVIVEVNNIFILAIIMICFSIIGGIMISKLAIDPLQEHIVSLQNLSKETLHELNLPISTIITNLGMLKKNIDNEKDLKRLSRIESACGMLQERYNELDYMIKKQTISKIKEKFSLDELVIKRVEFLKNIYPQVEFILELEKVDIFSDITGLSKVIDNIIDNGVKYAPNSNKYDIKLKDKTLYFQDYGCGMDEVELIQIFDNYYQTDKNMQGFGIGLSMVKRFCDTQKIELNFKSKLNNGTTVLLKFKDN
- the exbB gene encoding TonB-system energizer ExbB codes for the protein MEGSFLAYAEEALDYGVMGILVLMSITTLWLFIERMMFYKSIRFDDYNHRDVLEIDLTDNLGVISAIGTNAPYVGLLGTVVGIMITFYTMGDVGAVDAKKIMMGLALALKATAMGLIVAMPAIVAYTITLRKVEKILTAYDVIEDSKDK
- a CDS encoding biopolymer transporter ExbD, with product MRRCKKVPKKFDQINVIPFIDIMLVLLVMVLTTATFIKQGVIPVELPTAKATKKEDLKKEISIYVNVKGELFYEKDKVSAKELEVKLSQISKEQTVVLRSDKESRFQDFVTVMDILKRLKHEQLYIVTKE